GATCTTGAAGAGTTCGCGCGCACAAGTGTAGCAGTTGTTTGTTCGGGTGCGAAGTCTATTTTGGATCTTGGAAAAACGCTTGAGTATTTGGAAACAAAAGGTGTGCCGGTGATGGGGTATCAGACAGATATATTCCCTGCCTTTTATACAAGAAACAGTGCACATCCTGTAGATTATCGAGTAGATGAAATCGACATGTTGGCAGAGATGCTACGTGTTAAATGGAATTTAGGCTTGGAAGGCAGTGCGATTATTGCCAATCCAATCCCTGAAGAGTATGCCATGGATCAAGAGTATATAGATGGATTGGTGTCAGATGCGCTTAAAGAAGCTGAACAATTAGGCATTAGCGGAAAAAATCTAACACCACATATGTTAAAAAGAGTTCAGGAAATGACGGGTGGTAAAAGCCTGGAAGCCAATATTGCATTAGTGAAGTCAAACGCCGAACTTGCGGCAAAATTGGCAGTGAGTTTTAACGGCAATTAATAAAGATAGGTTGTGTAGTATTGAAAGTAGTATCTTGGAATGTAAACGGTATTAGGGCATGTGTGAAAAAAGGTTTCAGTGACTTTTTTGAACAAGTACAGGCAGATATTTTCTGTGTCCAGGAGATCAAATGTCAAGAAGGACAAATCGATCTTTCTTTCGATGGGTATGAATCCTATTGGAACTATGCAGAGAAAAAAGGATATTCTGGTACGGCAGTATTTACGAAGGAAACGCCTCTTTCTGTACGCTACGGATTGAATGATCTAGATCACGAGGTAGAGGGGCGTGTGCTGACGCTAGAATTCGAAAAATTCTTTCTCGTCAATTGTTATACGCCCAATTCACAACGGGACTTGGCACGATTATTATTTCGACTGACTTGGGAAGATGATTTACTTAAGCATTTACAGTCGCTGGATGCCATCAAGCCAGTTATCTATTGCGGAGATTTGAACGTAGCGCATGAAGAAATCGATATTCGGAATGTTAAATCTAATATTGGTAATTCAGGATTTACGAATGAAGAACGCGGGAAAATGACACGGTTATTAGACGCTGGATTCATTGATACATTTCGTTTTATGAATCCCGATCTAGATGAAAGCTATACGTGGTGGTCTTATATGCGCGACGTACGTGCACGAAATATCGGCTGGCGTATCGATTACATTATCATCTCAGAACGTCTCCAGTCCGCTCTGAAAACAACAGACATTCATTCAGAAATCATGGGCAGTGATCATTGTCCGATTTCTGCAGAGTTAGAAATATAAAACGAGTAAGTGCATTTCAAGTTACTCTGTTCAGATAAAAGATTCAAAAGCTTAGTTAGCGAATTATAATTAAAGTAGAACATTAAATGGCACCGTGATTAACCGTGCCGTTTTTTTATACTTTTGAAGTGACTCTGCTTTACTAACTTTAAAAAGCGTAGGCTCAGTGTTTAGGAAATGGGTCACTATACAGTATACAAAATGTTGCTCTGCGCTCCAGACGGCACGCTTTTCGAGAGGCCTGGCTTGGGCCTCCTCGATTGCAAAAACGCGTCCTGCGAGGTATCAAGGAGCGCATCGATCCCTCCGGAGTCGGCCATCTTCCGCTCCACGCAACGGAGCGCAGTTATCATAAAGTACGTATTCAAGAATAGGGCAAGATCGTCGCATACGAACTGTTGCTTTCCGTTCCGGCGCACGCTTTCCCGAGGGCGTGGCTTGAGCCTCCTCGGTCGCAAAAAGCGCGACACTGCGGGGTCTCAAGACGCACGCTGATCCTCCGGGAGTCGGCACCTGCACTCCAAGCAACGGAGAGTAGTTATCATAGAGTATGTATTCAAGAATAGGGCCAAATTCTTGAAGAAGAATTGTACCTTAGATTGACTTGAAACTAGAAGGAAGAAATTTGAAGGGGTGCGTAATTTAACAATGAGTGATAAATTAAGCAACTTTGTTTTGTCGGGTGATTTTGAAGAAGCTAAAAAATATTATCAAAATACAATTTTTAAAAGTTTTAGTGATGATTTAATAAGTACTGCTTTTGATAATCAGAATATATCTAACTATACATTGGTAGTAAGTTTATTACTCCAAGAAGCAAATGCTCAGCTACATGAATTAGCATTTTCTCTTTTAGCCCAACCGCTTTGCCACACAGAAGGAGCTTATTTTGCTTCTGTATACCATGCAAGAAAAGCGGTAGAATTAACTGATTATAAAAATGTTAAATACATGGAAAACCTGCTTTTTTTAAACATTGTGCCAGATAAAGTAGTTAGTGATGAAGAAGCTAGGGAAATTGCCAAGAAAATACACTCGTTGGATTGTAAAAATGAATTAGCTAACGAATTATTAAACAGTAATTCGTGAAGAAAGGTATCGGGGCTTTATTGGAAGACTTATTGAAAAGGAAATATCTAAATTTTATGCCATTTTTAAATTAGCCTTATTATACTATCGGGCGCGTTTGTAGCATAGCGGTGTTCTAGAATCGAGGGCCATTTTGTTGAACTATGAAACATAGTAGACTGTCATTCGTAACTAGGGTAGAGCAAACAATTGAGAAAGGAGGTGTCTCAATTGGATATTAATATTGGACTGGTTGCCTTAATAGTTTTGATCTTTGGGTTATTACTCGTAGTTTTTGGACAACATCGGCAAATAAATGCTTTAAAGCAACAAAATCAAAAGATATTGGCTTATGAACCAAAGGACAAATTAGTGGCGTTAACAAAACAAAAGTTACAAACACTTGGCGATGTTAAAACTGTAAAATTCTTGAGACAAGAAAAGGGAATGTCAATGGTGGATGCTAAGAAGCTTGTAGATTCTGTGCAAGGGGAAAGATAAGCAATCGGGGGCGATTGCTGTACAAAGAATTGTTCCCATACCGCAATCGGTCCATTACTTGAATAAACCTATCAGTAGAAATAAGGATGGAAATGTGGTGCTCAAAATGTTTAGGAAACAAAGTAGTATTGATTTTAATTATTTTTTTGGACAAAGTGTTATCGAGGTGAATACAGAAAAAAACTTACCATTGGGATTGGGGTTTAGTAATGGTGGGTTAATAATTGAATGTCCTTGGAGATTACTAGTTGCTAATCAAGTCTTAATTGGGTTTTCAGATTGTACCCAAGCCTCTGATAAATTCACCTATAAGAATGTTGAAA
This window of the Sporosarcina ureae genome carries:
- a CDS encoding pseudouridine-5'-phosphate glycosidase, translated to MRRYVSYSEEVKEAMKYGKPLVALESTIITYGMPYPENVKAAREVQQIVRDHGAVPATIAIMDGKIKIGLTDEELERFGDSKGVIKASRRDISYLIATKQPGATTVAASMFFADLARIRVFTTGAIGGVHRGVEDTMDISADLEEFARTSVAVVCSGAKSILDLGKTLEYLETKGVPVMGYQTDIFPAFYTRNSAHPVDYRVDEIDMLAEMLRVKWNLGLEGSAIIANPIPEEYAMDQEYIDGLVSDALKEAEQLGISGKNLTPHMLKRVQEMTGGKSLEANIALVKSNAELAAKLAVSFNGN
- a CDS encoding exodeoxyribonuclease III encodes the protein MKVVSWNVNGIRACVKKGFSDFFEQVQADIFCVQEIKCQEGQIDLSFDGYESYWNYAEKKGYSGTAVFTKETPLSVRYGLNDLDHEVEGRVLTLEFEKFFLVNCYTPNSQRDLARLLFRLTWEDDLLKHLQSLDAIKPVIYCGDLNVAHEEIDIRNVKSNIGNSGFTNEERGKMTRLLDAGFIDTFRFMNPDLDESYTWWSYMRDVRARNIGWRIDYIIISERLQSALKTTDIHSEIMGSDHCPISAELEI